CTGTTTCGAACTCTTTTACTTTTTCTACAGGCACTTTGTCAATCAGACCTTTAGTAGAGGCGAAAATAATCGCTACTTGCTCTTCCACTGGTACTGGAGAAAACTGTGCTTGCTTAAGAATCTCTTGGTTTCTTCTACCTCTATCGATCGTCAATTGAGTAGCTGCATCCAAATCAGAACCGAACTTAGCAAAAGCTTCTAGCTCACGGAACTGTGCTTGGTCAAGCTTTAATGTACCCGAAACCTTTTTCATTGATTTAATCTGAGCACTACCTCCTACTCGAGATACTGAGATACCTACGTTAATCGCAGGACGCACACCAGAGTTAAAAAGGTTAGTCTCTAAGAAAATCTGACCGTCAGTAATTGAAATTACGTTGGTAGGAATATAAGCTGAAACGTCTCCTGCTTGTGTTTCAATAATTGGAAGTGCAGTTAGTGAACCACCACCTTTTACTTTTCCTTTCAAAGAATCAGGCAAGTCGTTCATATCCGCTGCTATATCATCATTGTCATTCACTTTTGCAGCTCTTTCCAATAATCTTGAGTGAAGGTAGAATACATCACCAGGGTAAGCTTCACGTCCCGGAGGTCTTCTCAATAATAGAGAAACTTCACGGTAAGCAACTGCTTGCTTAGAAAGGTCATCATAAACCACTAGGGCCGGACGTCCTGTATCTCTAAAATACTCACCAATTGCTGCACCTGTAAATGGCGCGAAGAATTGCATTGGTGCAGGATCTGCAGCTGACGCAGAAACTACAACTGTGTAGTCCATTGCTCCACCTTTTTCAAGTGCTGCAACGATTCCAGCAACAGTAGATGCTTTCTGACCGATTGCTACGTAAATACAAAATACTGGCTCGCCAGCTTCGTAAAATTCTCTTTGGTTCAAGATAGTATCAATAACTACCGCAGTTTTACCTGTTTGACGGTCACCAATTACTAGCTCACGCTGACCTCTACCGATAGGAATCATAGAGTCAATCGCCTTAATACCTGTCTGTAATGGCTCATTTACCGGCTGACGATAAATTACACCTGGAGCTTTACGCTCAAGTGGCATTTCGTAAGTTTCACCAGCGATCGGGCCTTTACCGTCAATTGGGTTACCTAATGTGTCAACCACACGGCCAACCACACCTTCACCTACTTTAACGGAAGCGATACGTCCAGTTCTTTTTACGGTATCTCCTTCTTTTACACCTGCAGAATCCCCTAGAAGTACAGCTCCTACGTTGTCTTCTTCTAAGTTTAATACTAGTGCATTTAATCCGTTGTCGAACTCTAAAAGCTCTCCTGACTGCGCTTGAGACAATCCGTAGATTCTAGCAACACCATCACCTACTTGAAGTACGGTACCTACTTCTTCTAATTCAGCTTCTGATCTGAAGTTTGAGAGTTGTTCTCTCAAAATTGCCGAAACTTCGTCTGGTCTTACATCTGCCATTTTATATTACAGTTATTGTTATAAATCTTTTTTAGTAAGCTTTTTCGTAATGATTCTTAGTGAATTCTACACGTAAAGCTTGCAATCTTGAACTTACAGAATCATCAATCTGACGATCGCCAATTTTTAGGATAAACCCTCCAATTAGAGATTCATCGATAACTTCGGTGAGCTCTACTTTTTTATTTGAAATTTGTTCTACCACTTTAGAAAATTCTGCTCTCATCTTATCAGTCAAGGCAAAAGTGGTGGTAACGGTTGCTTCTTCTATGCCAAGATTAGCATTATACTGATGATGAAACTCCTCAGCAATTTGCGGCAAGAATCCTTCTCTATGCTTTCTTGTCAGTATTTGGAAAATAGATAATGTAAGGTCACTTACTTTACCTTCAAACACTTCGTTTAGAATAGCGAGTTTTTTGTCGCTGGTGATAATCGGGCTTTTCAACATTAACACGAAGTCTCTGCTTTCTTCGATCATTCGAGAAAACATAACCATGTCATTGTTTACTTCTTCCAACTTTCCTTTCTCAACCGAAAGATCGAGCAAAGACTTAGCATATCTGGAAGCAATTCTATATTCAGACATTCGTCGGAATTAGTTAAGGTTTAAATCATTTACATATTCGTCAACCAAGGCTTTCTGAGCTTTGTCATCACCTAGTTGTTTACGAAGCACTTTTTCAGTGATATCTAGTGAAAGTGCAGCGACCATTGTTTTAATTTCAGCCATAGCAGCTTTCTTCTCAACTTCGATACTCGCTTTTGCATCATCCATCATTTTAGAAGCAATCTTAGAAGTTTCCTCCTTAGCATCTTCTTTGATTTTGTTTGCAGCGGCCATTGCTTCTTTCAACATAGCATCACGTTCTGATCTTGCTTCGGCTAAAAGCTTAGCATTATCAGCATTGAGTGCCTCCATATCTTTTTTAGCTTGTTCAGCAGAAAGTAAGGCTGTTTCTATAGTCTCTTCTCTTTCTTTTAAACCATCTAAAATAGGTCTCCAAGCAAACTTGCCGAGCAAGAATAATAGTAGCAAAAACGCCACTACTTGGAAGATAAATAAACCGGTATCTGGAGTTAATAAATCCATGTTTCTTTTTTTGGTTAGTTAAAGAAAAGCTTCAGGCCTGCCTAATGCAGCACCTGAAACTATTCAACTACTTCTTACAGTTTTTCAACGATAGATGTGTTTACTGCAAGTAAGAAACATGCAACAACACCAAAAAGCGCGATTACCTCGATAAGTGCAGCAATAATCAACATACCAGACTGCAATTTACCTGCAGCTTCAGGTTGACGTGCCATACCTTCCATAGCAGAAGCACCAATTTTTCCGATACCAAGACCTGCGCCTATCGCAACAAGACCAGCACCAATACCAGCTCCCATTAGGGCATAACCAGCAGTTAATAAAATAGATAACATAATTTGTTTGTTATATGTGAAACAATGGTTCTAAACTAGTGGTGACCGTCATCAACAGCCTGTCCGATATACATCGAAGAGAACAACGTAAATACATACGCTTGAATCATAGCCACTAAAATTTCAATTACAGTGATGATAGCAGAGAACAACGTTCCCACTACACCAAGTGCAAGACTATTTAATATAAAACCTAAACCGATGATACTTAGTACTACTATGTGCCCCGCCGTAATAGAAGCAAACAAACGTAGCGTTAAAGAAATTGGCTTAGTGAATATTCCGATTACCTCAACTACCAAGATGATTGGTCTTAATGGAAGCGGCACCCCAGGAGTCCATAAAATATGCATCCAGTAGGCCTTTCTACCATTAAATTGAGTGATGAAAAATGTAAATAATGCCAAACATAAAGTCACTGCGATGTTTCCTGTAAGGTTGGCAGCACCTGGAGTTAGGCCTAATAAGTTATTGAATAGTATAAAGAAGAATAGTGTCAATAAGTATGGCATAAATCGCTGATACTTATCTGCACCAATATTCACTTTGGCTATATCGTCTCTAATGAAGACAATGATTGGCTCAAAGAAAGATTGAAGTCCTTTTGGTGCTGCAACACCGTTTTTATATCGTTTAGCAACACTAGTAAACACAACGATCATCAAGACTGCACTTAAAAGCAGTGACGCCACATTCTTTGTGATGGATAGATTCAAGAAGTCTGATTTCGCCTCAGAATGATCATCTGCAGCTGCACCATGATCATCATCAGATCCATGTCCATCACTCTCTCCGTGCGAATCAGCAGCTCCATGACCACCTTCCGCTCTTACTAATTTGCCATGAGAGATCATGTAACCTTCATGTGCGATTGGCTCATGATGCTCATCGTAGAAGTCAGATGACATGAAAAATTTGAGTTCTCCATGATCGTAAATAATCATTGGAAGAGGGATGGTAACATGCGTATGACCTAGGGTAACAATATGCCACTGATAGTCATCGGCAATGTGGTGCATAATGAAGTCTGTTGCACCTTCCTCTTTTTGCTCGTCTCCACTGTCCGAGGACGCTAACAAATTGGAACTATTTGAAAAACTGAAAAGCGCTATTAAGACGCTTATGATCAGTAAATTGGGAAAGTTAGTTCTGCTATTTTTCATCATGTCTTTTCGCCCTCAGTCGAAATCGCGCGCAAGTTAGATAGAATGGTATATATTTCAAACACTAAGTAGAATAAATAGACAGCAAAAAAATTAGCTACCCATAGGACTTTTCCTTCTAAGCCAGCAAATACAACTATACCTATAAAAATCATACTCAAGAGTAGCCTCATCACCGTTAGGCCAAGAAATAAATTGGTCCTGGTTTGTGCATCTAAAGTTGTTAATCCCCAATGCCCAACAGCCACAACCAGCATACCTAAGAGTGCCGAGAAAATTACAATGGTCCAAATGCCTGGATGAATGAATTTCTCTGATGCTTCTATTTGATGAAGGCCAAATATGACACCCGCCAAGAGCATTGAAGCTATCAATGATTTAAGGATTTCTTTACCCATACTTTGCATCGCGCAAAGGTAGGCATTTAGGATATAGTAAGGTATTGAAAGCCTGAAGTTTCTAAAGAATTCTGCAATTGTCCAGCGTCAATGCTTGGGCAATGACTTATATAATTGGTAAATGGCTCCCGTAGTACCAATAAGTATCATTAAAATGATGAATAATGGTTTTCCATTGTTCCACCAACTATCCATTTTGTAACCTAGCCAACCACAAATGCCGATGGTTAAAAAAAGTTGAATCCCCAACTGTGAATACTTCAAGTAGTTATTTGAGTTCTTTTCACTCATGTGTCTTTAGCTACATATTCAGTTAATAAGGCCTCTAATTCCTTGTCCATTGGGCTAGGCGCGTTTCGTTCGACCAATTTACCTGCTTTGTCGAATACAAGATACCTCGGAATAGCATTCATTTTTAAGTTTTTCTTCATTTGCGACCTCTCGTGATTCAAAACTAAGTAGTTATGCGCATAGCCGCTTACGCCATCTGAATCACTCGCCTGTTTCCATACATCTTGACCTTTATCAATGGAAAAATAAACAAATACAACCCCCATTTCTTCCATCTTCTCTCTCATAGCCAATGAGTAAGGCATCGCCTGACGACAGGGGGCACACCAACTTGCCCAATAATCAACATAGACAACTTTGCCTTTTAGGTCATTTAAAAGGCCTGTTAAATCCTTAGTCATTCCATTTTCTGTCAAGAGATTCAGTCCAATATTACTTTTTACCAAGGCTTCTTGGGTCAACAGGAAGTTCTCTTGAAACTGGTTGATAAAAGCCGTGTCATTGGGGTAAGTATTTTGATAAAGCGTGACATACTTACCAATGGTTTCATAGGAAACATTATTGGATACCATTCTCTCCAAACAGAATAGTCTTGCCCGAGCGAGCAGCTCACCTGAAAAGTGTTCATCTAACAGGTCATAAGCCTTAGGGTAGTCGACAT
This is a stretch of genomic DNA from Roseivirga misakiensis. It encodes these proteins:
- the atpA gene encoding F0F1 ATP synthase subunit alpha produces the protein MADVRPDEVSAILREQLSNFRSEAELEEVGTVLQVGDGVARIYGLSQAQSGELLEFDNGLNALVLNLEEDNVGAVLLGDSAGVKEGDTVKRTGRIASVKVGEGVVGRVVDTLGNPIDGKGPIAGETYEMPLERKAPGVIYRQPVNEPLQTGIKAIDSMIPIGRGQRELVIGDRQTGKTAVVIDTILNQREFYEAGEPVFCIYVAIGQKASTVAGIVAALEKGGAMDYTVVVSASAADPAPMQFFAPFTGAAIGEYFRDTGRPALVVYDDLSKQAVAYREVSLLLRRPPGREAYPGDVFYLHSRLLERAAKVNDNDDIAADMNDLPDSLKGKVKGGGSLTALPIIETQAGDVSAYIPTNVISITDGQIFLETNLFNSGVRPAINVGISVSRVGGSAQIKSMKKVSGTLKLDQAQFRELEAFAKFGSDLDAATQLTIDRGRRNQEILKQAQFSPVPVEEQVAIIFASTKGLIDKVPVEKVKEFETEFLTVLRASHADALNDLKAGKLSDEALAALKQVASEVSSKY
- the atpH gene encoding ATP synthase F1 subunit delta → MSEYRIASRYAKSLLDLSVEKGKLEEVNNDMVMFSRMIEESRDFVLMLKSPIITSDKKLAILNEVFEGKVSDLTLSIFQILTRKHREGFLPQIAEEFHHQYNANLGIEEATVTTTFALTDKMRAEFSKVVEQISNKKVELTEVIDESLIGGFILKIGDRQIDDSVSSRLQALRVEFTKNHYEKAY
- a CDS encoding F0F1 ATP synthase subunit B; amino-acid sequence: MDLLTPDTGLFIFQVVAFLLLLFLLGKFAWRPILDGLKEREETIETALLSAEQAKKDMEALNADNAKLLAEARSERDAMLKEAMAAANKIKEDAKEETSKIASKMMDDAKASIEVEKKAAMAEIKTMVAALSLDITEKVLRKQLGDDKAQKALVDEYVNDLNLN
- the atpE gene encoding ATP synthase F0 subunit C — protein: MMLSILLTAGYALMGAGIGAGLVAIGAGLGIGKIGASAMEGMARQPEAAGKLQSGMLIIAALIEVIALFGVVACFLLAVNTSIVEKL
- the atpB gene encoding F0F1 ATP synthase subunit A, which codes for MMKNSRTNFPNLLIISVLIALFSFSNSSNLLASSDSGDEQKEEGATDFIMHHIADDYQWHIVTLGHTHVTIPLPMIIYDHGELKFFMSSDFYDEHHEPIAHEGYMISHGKLVRAEGGHGAADSHGESDGHGSDDDHGAAADDHSEAKSDFLNLSITKNVASLLLSAVLMIVVFTSVAKRYKNGVAAPKGLQSFFEPIIVFIRDDIAKVNIGADKYQRFMPYLLTLFFFILFNNLLGLTPGAANLTGNIAVTLCLALFTFFITQFNGRKAYWMHILWTPGVPLPLRPIILVVEVIGIFTKPISLTLRLFASITAGHIVVLSIIGLGFILNSLALGVVGTLFSAIITVIEILVAMIQAYVFTLFSSMYIGQAVDDGHH
- a CDS encoding AtpZ/AtpI family protein — translated: MSEKNSNNYLKYSQLGIQLFLTIGICGWLGYKMDSWWNNGKPLFIILMILIGTTGAIYQLYKSLPKH